The following coding sequences are from one Kushneria phosphatilytica window:
- a CDS encoding HD domain-containing phosphohydrolase produces METRESQPRQQIEISDTHHIATVVESLSDETHVLSITLSAAAIAFPASISQIEPEHNTLTLALTDAQALDASELNLTDLILRAETASEALQFDAFEVLAAHRNADTLELRCHFPGRMSTSSKRRNVRMPFIRGMQASVRVRIFTDQPAIEAGIRDLSASGCQLEVPLSHSAPFRRDIWLPEIAITFPNGAQLKIAGQVRHVRPAGRSHFAAVGVAFRELASGDENRLIYFINEVEREGTYRTGEGGRMAWPSPLFIADEPGYQRSGYQRRQSGRGDRQPMVTAIREVARQLHIAHLALLNQQPIPANTLHNGATTLLRLLKKNRPVFLYALCCMDEEPQWIQHSLTVAGHLADLMLAETEHADRVREAVMAALLHDMGKAMLISEELTSLEGQLTEEQKHYLRRHVDIMIEALAPVAWLDATLCHEIVGCINERLDGSGYPHGLTAEALTPVTRMASVIDALDAMRRPRGDRQSYTAIEAYRFLYNRPDRFDKWWVTRYIQRHGFYPIGSLIRFSRGFLAWVMELDQQGQPERIRVVLNIARNRMTMNDVLSRVDFPQLGRLEGLVQPEHYALQPS; encoded by the coding sequence ATGGAGACGCGCGAAAGTCAGCCTCGCCAGCAGATAGAAATCAGCGATACCCATCATATCGCCACGGTGGTCGAGTCGCTGAGCGATGAGACGCATGTGCTGTCGATCACCCTGTCTGCGGCGGCAATCGCCTTTCCCGCCTCGATCAGCCAGATCGAGCCGGAGCACAATACGCTGACACTTGCGCTGACAGATGCCCAGGCGCTCGATGCCAGTGAGCTGAATCTGACCGATCTGATCCTGCGCGCCGAAACCGCCTCCGAGGCGCTGCAATTCGACGCCTTCGAAGTGCTCGCCGCCCACCGCAACGCTGACACTCTGGAGCTGCGGTGTCATTTTCCCGGTCGAATGTCTACCAGCTCCAAACGACGCAATGTGCGCATGCCCTTCATTCGAGGCATGCAGGCCAGCGTCCGAGTCAGGATATTTACCGATCAACCTGCCATTGAAGCGGGGATTCGTGATCTCTCCGCCAGCGGCTGTCAGCTGGAAGTACCACTGAGTCACAGTGCGCCGTTTCGCCGCGATATATGGCTGCCGGAAATTGCCATCACTTTCCCGAATGGCGCCCAGCTGAAAATTGCCGGCCAGGTCCGCCATGTTCGCCCGGCCGGACGTTCGCACTTTGCGGCCGTGGGGGTCGCCTTTCGCGAGCTGGCTTCCGGGGATGAAAATCGCCTGATCTACTTCATCAACGAAGTGGAACGCGAAGGGACCTATCGAACCGGCGAAGGCGGCCGCATGGCCTGGCCCTCGCCCTTGTTTATAGCCGATGAGCCAGGGTATCAACGCAGTGGCTACCAGCGTCGCCAGAGTGGCCGAGGCGACCGCCAGCCCATGGTGACGGCCATCCGCGAGGTGGCACGCCAGCTGCACATCGCCCATCTGGCACTGCTGAACCAGCAACCGATCCCGGCCAACACCCTGCACAATGGCGCCACCACCCTGCTGAGACTGCTGAAGAAGAATCGCCCGGTGTTCCTGTACGCCCTCTGCTGCATGGATGAAGAGCCGCAATGGATTCAGCACTCGCTGACCGTTGCCGGCCATCTCGCCGATCTGATGCTGGCGGAAACCGAGCATGCCGACCGGGTCCGGGAAGCGGTGATGGCCGCCCTGCTGCACGACATGGGCAAGGCGATGTTGATCAGCGAGGAGCTGACCAGTCTGGAAGGCCAGCTGACAGAAGAGCAGAAGCACTATCTGCGTCGCCATGTCGATATCATGATCGAGGCCCTCGCCCCGGTGGCGTGGCTCGATGCCACCCTGTGTCACGAGATTGTCGGCTGCATCAATGAACGCCTCGATGGCAGCGGCTATCCGCATGGTCTGACCGCTGAAGCACTGACCCCGGTCACCCGCATGGCCAGCGTGATCGATGCCCTCGATGCCATGCGGCGCCCCCGCGGCGACCGCCAGTCCTATACCGCCATAGAAGCCTACCGCTTCCTCTATAATCGTCCCGACCGCTTCGACAAGTGGTGGGTCACCCGCTACATCCAACGGCACGGCTTCTACCCCATCGGTAGCCTGATCAGATTCTCGCGGGGCTTTCTCGCCTGGGTGATGGAGCTGGACCAGCAGGGTCAGCCCGAGCGGATCAGAGTGGTACTGAATATCGCTCGCAACCGGATGACCATGAACGATGTTCTGAGCCGAGTGGATTTTCCTCAGCTGGGCCGTCTGGAAGGGCTTGTCCAGCCCGAGCACTACGCTCTGCAGCCGAGCTGA
- a CDS encoding ATP-grasp fold amidoligase family protein, with product MTEVTATYPHSRSQGRGRSRLFHALRHAVTSRLSDRQYVAMVYRREFGYWPNLKAPRTFNEKICRRRIDPDPIFTPLSDKVLARDYVRSIVGEQYLIPCHGVCKQLNNELYHALPEQFVMKANHGSGFNLLVRDKHDYPLHMLNALGAQWLANDFAASSRERHYRGIDPQLMFEKLLLDERGRAPKDYKFYCFRKPGEAPRVFIEVDHDRFEHLAFDYYTSDWQLVDIVEEQFTTGVPLPRPARLNEALNVALKLSEGFGFARVDLYLTEHRVYFGEITFTPTGGLKHFRSHEQDLAWGQLFEECRYQTPALVERDRQYAS from the coding sequence ATGACTGAGGTAACGGCAACCTATCCGCATTCTCGCAGTCAGGGCCGGGGACGATCACGTCTTTTCCATGCACTTCGTCATGCCGTGACCAGCAGGCTGTCTGATCGGCAGTACGTGGCCATGGTGTATCGGCGTGAGTTCGGTTACTGGCCGAATCTGAAGGCGCCGCGCACCTTCAATGAAAAGATATGCCGCCGGCGCATTGACCCCGATCCGATCTTTACGCCGCTGAGCGACAAGGTGCTGGCGCGCGACTACGTTCGCTCCATCGTGGGCGAGCAGTACCTGATCCCGTGTCATGGGGTTTGCAAACAGCTGAACAATGAGTTGTATCACGCCCTGCCAGAGCAGTTCGTGATGAAGGCCAATCACGGTTCGGGCTTCAATCTGCTGGTACGCGACAAGCATGACTATCCGCTGCATATGTTGAATGCGCTGGGTGCCCAGTGGCTGGCCAATGATTTTGCTGCCAGTAGTCGAGAGCGCCATTACAGGGGCATCGACCCGCAGCTGATGTTCGAAAAGTTGCTGCTGGATGAACGGGGCAGGGCACCAAAGGACTACAAGTTCTACTGCTTTCGCAAACCGGGTGAAGCGCCTCGGGTGTTCATTGAAGTCGATCACGATCGGTTCGAACATCTGGCGTTCGATTATTACACCAGCGACTGGCAGCTGGTCGATATCGTTGAAGAGCAGTTTACCACCGGTGTGCCGTTGCCTCGGCCGGCCAGGCTCAACGAGGCATTGAACGTTGCGCTGAAACTGTCGGAAGGATTCGGTTTCGCTCGGGTCGATCTGTATCTGACCGAGCACCGTGTCTACTTCGGCGAGATCACGTTCACGCCGACCGGTGGACTGAAGCACTTCCGCTCGCATGAACAGGATCTTGCCTGGGGGCAGCTGTTCGAGGAGTGCCGTTATCAGACACCCGCGCTGGTCGAGCGCGATCGGCAATACGCCAGCTGA
- a CDS encoding FTR1 family iron permease: protein MFNQVLLIVWRESVEAILIIGIVHAWLSQSGARVGLRYMWLGVLAGLGLAGLIGMALMSAASWLSGSAQGIFQTVMVLTACILIVQMVFWMRTHARTLKTELESGLAHSVGNAHYWGIATLVAIAVAREGSETVVFLYGMGMAQWYSGAMTPFLIAAASGFGLAVLTFQIMQLGNRLFSWRRFFAVTEVLLLLLAASLLVGGIERLIDLGVLPAGPDPLWDSSALLNDSEGLGGLLATFAGYRAMPPLTAVVGWVLYWGVIATLLRWQRRRIPMTVRHDTSNGMQAP from the coding sequence ATGTTCAATCAGGTTCTCCTCATTGTCTGGCGAGAAAGTGTCGAAGCCATCCTTATCATCGGTATCGTGCATGCCTGGCTGAGTCAATCCGGTGCACGGGTGGGGTTGCGTTACATGTGGCTGGGCGTACTGGCCGGGCTGGGGCTGGCCGGCCTCATCGGCATGGCACTGATGAGCGCCGCCAGCTGGCTGAGCGGTTCGGCACAAGGCATCTTCCAGACCGTCATGGTCCTCACGGCCTGCATCCTGATCGTTCAGATGGTGTTCTGGATGCGAACGCATGCGCGAACCCTTAAAACCGAGCTGGAAAGCGGCCTGGCCCACTCGGTGGGTAATGCCCATTACTGGGGTATTGCCACGCTGGTGGCCATTGCGGTCGCCCGTGAGGGCTCGGAAACCGTGGTATTCCTGTACGGCATGGGCATGGCGCAGTGGTACAGCGGCGCGATGACGCCCTTCCTGATCGCCGCCGCCTCCGGCTTCGGGCTTGCCGTGCTGACCTTTCAGATCATGCAGCTGGGAAATCGCCTGTTCTCCTGGCGCCGCTTCTTTGCGGTCACCGAAGTGCTGTTACTGCTACTGGCCGCCTCGCTGCTGGTCGGTGGCATTGAGCGTCTGATCGATCTCGGCGTGCTGCCGGCCGGCCCCGACCCTCTCTGGGACAGCAGTGCACTACTCAACGACAGCGAGGGCCTCGGCGGATTACTGGCGACCTTCGCCGGTTATCGTGCCATGCCGCCACTGACCGCTGTGGTCGGCTGGGTACTCTACTGGGGCGTGATAGCGACCCTGCTACGCTGGCAGCGCCGCCGCATTCCAATGACTGTCAGGCATGACACATCAAACGGCATGCAGGCACCGTAA
- a CDS encoding iron transporter: MTPFRWLWTLPTLAFLSTSAYALEYPIGKPKHEHGMEVAAVYLQPVSMEPAGQTPAAQADIHLEADIHSLENNPNGFAPGDWMPYLQVDYTLRKQGSDQSISGTMDAMVANDGPHYGDNVRLAGPGKYHLTLTVHHPQMMRHIDKETGVGPWYKPFTVDYDFVYAGVGKKGGY; encoded by the coding sequence ATGACACCCTTTCGCTGGCTCTGGACACTCCCCACTCTCGCCTTCCTCTCCACATCTGCCTACGCCCTCGAATATCCGATCGGCAAACCGAAGCATGAGCATGGCATGGAAGTCGCTGCGGTTTATCTGCAGCCGGTCAGCATGGAGCCGGCAGGACAGACCCCCGCCGCCCAGGCCGACATTCATCTGGAAGCCGATATTCACTCACTGGAAAACAACCCCAACGGCTTCGCCCCCGGTGACTGGATGCCCTATCTGCAGGTCGATTACACCCTCCGCAAGCAGGGCAGCGACCAGAGCATCAGCGGCACCATGGACGCCATGGTGGCCAATGACGGCCCGCACTACGGCGACAATGTCCGCCTGGCAGGTCCGGGCAAATATCATTTGACCCTGACCGTGCATCATCCGCAGATGATGCGTCATATCGACAAGGAGACCGGCGTAGGGCCGTGGTACAAGCCGTTCACTGTGGATTACGATTTCGTCTACGCCGGGGTGGGCAAGAAAGGCGGTTACTGA
- a CDS encoding tRNA(Met) cytidine acetyltransferase TmcA: MNVQSPQSEPLWQWRYRLSLAHHRGLLWLSGSPHWTRQQARLLAGEAHVLWVGGQPPADGGIEALAPGQARSRLGGENDLVVFDAHDDQGSGFDPDAFGALAGTVRAGGLLLLLTPAHWGSRADADHLRLCDEATPPETLSPRYLARLARLLRHSPKVARWQQGEATLHLPVVAEASRPGDQPTDTDCLTADQAEAVRLLGRLRRRRPLVLTADRGRGKSAALGIAAARRLQAGERELLVTAPRPAAVEPLFERLMALLPTGQREGNAFCWPSPDGTLHQVRFIAPDALTEQLESLGGAGATLLVDEAAALPAQLLTRWLRAFPRIVFATTVHGYEGSGRGFALRFRDQLDRHAPQWRHFEMTIPVRWAPEDPLEQLTAELLCLDATVTPLPWPVELEAVTTRRLDRDDLAHHEAELRRLFGLLVQAHYRTTPADLRTLLVAPGVSLEVIEQQDVLLGVAVCSDEGGFEASLAERIARGERRPRGHLLPQSLAVHAGVQEAAEQRWRRVMRIAVHPEARHGGLGQALLQAVACRARDEGIALLGASFGAEPGLMRFWQRAGFAPLRPGLTAETSTGEHALMVARALTTEGETLLAALQDALREQLGELLLIELAGLDPGVAATLLAQVAVTPDPLTSAERTRLTRFTQGRAPLVPVRPLLRRILLMALIRHAQDATTSEDDSIQLASLTGVLWQGRSLDWLASQHGLAGRQAALDWLRARSGELTVSPV; this comes from the coding sequence ATGAATGTGCAATCTCCCCAGTCGGAACCTCTGTGGCAGTGGCGTTATCGATTGAGCCTGGCCCATCACCGTGGGCTGCTGTGGCTGTCGGGGTCACCGCACTGGACGCGACAGCAGGCCCGGTTACTGGCCGGGGAAGCGCATGTGCTCTGGGTCGGGGGACAGCCACCGGCAGATGGCGGGATCGAGGCACTCGCTCCGGGGCAGGCCCGGTCACGGCTGGGGGGCGAAAATGATCTGGTGGTGTTCGATGCGCATGACGACCAGGGCAGTGGATTCGATCCTGATGCCTTTGGCGCACTGGCGGGCACCGTGCGCGCTGGCGGCCTGCTGTTGCTGCTCACGCCTGCACACTGGGGCAGTCGGGCCGATGCTGATCACCTCCGGCTCTGCGACGAGGCAACGCCACCTGAGACGCTGAGTCCGCGCTACCTTGCGCGACTGGCGCGGCTGCTGAGGCACTCGCCCAAAGTGGCCCGCTGGCAGCAAGGGGAGGCCACGCTTCATCTGCCGGTCGTGGCGGAGGCCTCCAGACCGGGCGACCAACCCACTGATACGGACTGCCTGACAGCGGATCAGGCCGAGGCCGTACGACTGCTGGGGCGGTTGAGGCGTCGGCGGCCACTGGTGCTGACCGCCGATCGCGGCCGCGGCAAGAGTGCCGCGCTTGGCATCGCTGCGGCCCGGCGACTGCAGGCGGGCGAGAGAGAGCTGCTGGTCACTGCGCCACGCCCGGCAGCGGTTGAACCGCTGTTCGAACGCCTGATGGCACTGCTGCCCACCGGGCAGCGTGAGGGCAATGCGTTCTGCTGGCCGTCGCCGGATGGCACACTTCACCAGGTGCGCTTCATTGCCCCTGATGCGCTGACCGAACAGCTCGAGAGCCTGGGGGGCGCGGGCGCCACACTCCTGGTCGATGAAGCGGCCGCACTGCCGGCACAGCTGCTGACCCGCTGGCTCAGGGCCTTTCCACGCATCGTCTTTGCCACCACCGTGCATGGTTATGAAGGCAGTGGGCGCGGCTTTGCCCTGCGCTTTCGTGATCAGCTTGATCGCCATGCGCCGCAGTGGCGCCATTTTGAAATGACAATCCCGGTGCGCTGGGCGCCCGAGGATCCACTGGAACAGCTCACCGCCGAACTGCTCTGTCTGGATGCGACCGTGACGCCGCTGCCGTGGCCTGTCGAGCTGGAAGCCGTGACGACTCGCCGGCTGGATCGCGACGATCTGGCGCATCACGAAGCTGAATTGCGACGCCTGTTCGGCCTGCTGGTACAGGCCCACTATCGCACCACGCCGGCTGATCTGCGCACTTTGCTGGTGGCGCCCGGGGTCAGTCTGGAGGTGATCGAGCAGCAGGATGTATTGCTGGGCGTGGCGGTATGCAGCGATGAGGGCGGCTTTGAAGCGTCCCTGGCCGAACGGATCGCCCGGGGCGAGCGGCGACCGCGCGGGCATCTGCTGCCACAGTCGCTGGCGGTGCATGCTGGTGTGCAAGAAGCTGCCGAGCAGCGCTGGCGTCGTGTAATGCGGATTGCCGTCCATCCCGAGGCTCGCCACGGCGGTCTCGGACAGGCACTGTTGCAAGCCGTCGCCTGCCGGGCCCGCGACGAAGGGATAGCACTGCTGGGGGCAAGTTTCGGTGCCGAACCCGGGTTGATGCGCTTCTGGCAGCGGGCGGGATTTGCGCCGCTGCGCCCTGGGCTGACGGCGGAAACCTCCACCGGAGAGCATGCGCTGATGGTGGCGCGTGCGCTGACGACTGAGGGTGAGACGCTGCTGGCGGCGCTGCAAGACGCACTGCGTGAGCAGTTGGGCGAGCTGCTGCTGATTGAGCTGGCTGGGCTCGATCCCGGTGTGGCGGCCACGCTGCTGGCGCAGGTCGCCGTGACGCCCGACCCCCTGACTTCAGCTGAGCGCACTCGCCTGACACGTTTTACGCAGGGTCGCGCGCCGCTGGTGCCGGTGCGACCGCTGCTGCGTCGTATCCTGTTGATGGCGCTGATCAGGCACGCACAAGACGCGACTACGAGCGAAGATGACTCGATACAGCTGGCCTCATTGACCGGTGTGCTCTGGCAGGGACGCTCGCTTGACTGGCTGGCCTCGCAGCACGGACTGGCCGGACGGCAGGCAGCGCTGGACTGGTTGCGGGCACGCAGCGGCGAATTGACGGTGTCACCTGTCTGA
- a CDS encoding cupredoxin domain-containing protein produces MKHMLRLLALLTSLSLASTAYASELTEYTLTLHNGTLSPRTLHVKAGERFKITLKNTGNTPAEFESTSLRKEKVLGPSVTSFVVIHPLKPGSYDFFDDFHPDARGSLIAEAATPE; encoded by the coding sequence ATGAAACACATGCTCCGACTGCTGGCCCTGCTGACGAGTCTGAGTCTGGCCAGCACTGCCTACGCCAGCGAGCTGACCGAATACACGCTGACCCTGCACAACGGCACGCTCTCTCCCCGGACCCTGCACGTCAAGGCGGGCGAACGATTCAAAATCACTCTGAAGAATACCGGCAATACCCCCGCCGAATTCGAGAGCACTTCATTGCGCAAGGAAAAAGTACTGGGACCGTCGGTCACATCGTTTGTCGTCATACACCCTCTGAAGCCGGGCAGCTACGACTTCTTCGACGACTTTCATCCCGATGCCCGTGGCTCGCTGATCGCTGAAGCGGCCACCCCCGAATGA
- a CDS encoding YadA-like family protein — MKKTLIASAVSAALMTSFTSAYASPYDNCGCIVEDMQQDIANNSQQIEDNRNAISEVSAHADRNTGLGEGNQRRIDEQAAWNDRQEGVIRQNRGRLDDMDAHNQRQDSAIDNTFAQIGGIKAHDQAQDDAMSDLGQRTDTNSGNIAANTQTNVRQDSDITANTQTNVRQDSDISRNGQRIDSVSAQADRNTATGQTNTKNIETNRQGILANAQLNEQQDSAIQANASTNDRQDEALNQHANVINRNAVELRDYQRQTSASLAQHSEAINRNTADIQQNRADIADIRGDVDDLEAGVAAAIAAASHQFYLGADAGGQLSIAGGSYKGENAASLALGAPLNDRLFVNANWSHDSRGNNAYGAGMNIKLW; from the coding sequence ATGAAAAAGACGCTGATCGCCTCTGCCGTATCCGCTGCTCTGATGACGTCATTCACTTCGGCTTATGCCAGCCCTTATGACAATTGCGGCTGCATCGTCGAGGACATGCAGCAGGATATTGCCAACAATAGTCAACAGATCGAAGACAACCGCAACGCCATCAGCGAGGTCTCGGCACACGCTGATCGCAATACCGGACTGGGCGAAGGCAATCAGCGCAGAATCGATGAGCAGGCTGCCTGGAATGATCGCCAGGAAGGCGTTATTCGTCAGAACCGCGGCCGCCTTGATGACATGGACGCGCACAACCAGCGCCAGGACAGCGCCATCGACAACACATTCGCCCAGATCGGCGGCATCAAGGCGCACGACCAGGCCCAAGACGACGCCATGAGCGACCTCGGCCAGCGTACCGATACCAACAGCGGAAATATTGCTGCCAACACGCAGACCAATGTACGCCAGGACAGCGACATTACCGCCAACACGCAGACCAATGTGCGCCAGGACAGTGATATCAGCCGCAACGGGCAACGCATTGATAGCGTCTCGGCGCAGGCCGACCGCAATACGGCAACCGGTCAGACCAATACCAAAAACATCGAAACCAACCGGCAGGGCATTCTGGCCAATGCACAGCTCAACGAACAGCAGGATAGCGCCATCCAGGCCAATGCCAGCACCAATGATCGTCAGGACGAAGCACTGAACCAGCACGCTAACGTCATCAATCGCAATGCGGTCGAGCTTCGCGACTATCAGCGCCAGACCAGTGCCAGCCTTGCGCAGCACTCGGAAGCGATCAATCGCAATACCGCAGACATCCAGCAGAACCGGGCGGATATTGCCGACATTCGTGGCGACGTGGACGACCTTGAGGCTGGCGTGGCCGCAGCCATCGCAGCCGCTTCGCATCAGTTCTACCTGGGCGCCGATGCAGGCGGTCAGCTGAGCATTGCCGGAGGCTCCTACAAGGGAGAAAACGCTGCCTCTCTCGCCCTCGGTGCGCCGCTCAACGATCGTCTGTTCGTCAATGCCAACTGGTCGCACGATTCACGCGGCAA
- a CDS encoding aminoacyl-histidine dipeptidase, which produces MNEHLETMEPTLLWRHFRTFCNTPRPSGKEEALARKIEAWADERGLHHERDEAGNLLLRKPASPGYEQASGVVLQGHLDMVSQAAPGVEHDFERDPIETHEEGGWLHARGTTLGADNGIGAAAGLAILDDEQLTHGPLEVLLTVEEEASLVGAIKLREQWLQGRLLLNLDSEDEGQVYIGCAGGASVSTEVTFDEAPLGEGMAGLKIGVHGLQGGHSGLDIHKGLGNANRLLARLLNHLAVEGLQLADYDGGTMGNAITREAWATVAFPRDRLDYVTDEIERFGRLYREELEGVDEGVTVSHEPAAPDRAVAADDSRRIVGVMHALPYGVAGMSRSAPGVVETSNNMGIVRLAQGKFRLQLMVRSLRDSARDELVARLCTLLTLTGFEPHTNQGYPGWTPDPQAPLLARFERVHEATTGEAPEVKVVHAGLECGLIGAKHPEMQMISFGPTIRGAHSPDERVDIGAVQNFYAVLRAMIEDLAQQ; this is translated from the coding sequence GTGAACGAACATCTCGAAACCATGGAACCGACGCTGCTGTGGCGTCACTTTCGCACCTTCTGCAATACCCCACGCCCCTCGGGCAAGGAAGAGGCCCTGGCCAGGAAGATTGAAGCCTGGGCCGATGAGCGCGGGCTTCACCACGAGCGTGACGAGGCCGGCAATCTGCTGCTGCGCAAGCCGGCCTCGCCGGGATATGAGCAGGCATCAGGTGTGGTGTTGCAGGGCCATCTCGACATGGTTTCCCAGGCCGCTCCCGGCGTTGAGCATGATTTCGAGCGTGATCCCATCGAAACTCATGAGGAAGGTGGCTGGCTGCACGCACGCGGCACCACCCTGGGGGCCGACAATGGCATTGGTGCGGCCGCCGGACTGGCGATTCTCGATGATGAGCAGCTCACTCACGGGCCGCTGGAAGTGCTGCTGACGGTCGAGGAAGAAGCGTCACTGGTCGGCGCCATCAAACTGCGCGAACAGTGGCTGCAGGGTCGTCTGTTGCTCAATCTCGACTCCGAGGATGAGGGACAGGTCTATATCGGCTGTGCCGGTGGGGCGAGCGTTTCGACCGAGGTCACGTTCGATGAAGCCCCGCTGGGCGAGGGCATGGCCGGCCTGAAGATTGGTGTCCATGGGCTTCAGGGCGGCCACTCCGGGCTCGATATCCACAAGGGGCTGGGCAACGCCAATCGGCTGCTGGCCCGGCTACTCAACCATCTCGCTGTCGAAGGGCTGCAACTGGCCGATTACGACGGTGGCACCATGGGCAATGCCATCACTCGTGAGGCGTGGGCGACGGTAGCGTTCCCCCGAGACCGGCTCGATTACGTGACCGATGAGATCGAGCGCTTCGGCCGGCTGTATCGCGAGGAGCTGGAAGGCGTCGATGAGGGGGTGACGGTCAGCCACGAGCCGGCTGCACCTGACCGGGCGGTTGCCGCTGATGACAGCCGCCGGATCGTGGGGGTCATGCATGCCCTGCCCTACGGTGTGGCGGGGATGAGCCGCTCCGCGCCAGGCGTGGTGGAAACTTCCAACAATATGGGCATCGTGCGGCTGGCGCAGGGGAAATTCCGGCTACAGCTGATGGTGCGCTCGCTGCGTGACAGCGCCCGTGACGAACTGGTGGCGCGGTTGTGCACACTGTTGACCCTCACCGGCTTCGAGCCCCACACCAACCAGGGCTATCCGGGCTGGACCCCGGATCCGCAGGCGCCACTGCTGGCACGATTCGAGCGGGTGCACGAAGCGACCACCGGCGAGGCACCCGAGGTGAAGGTCGTCCATGCCGGGCTGGAGTGCGGCCTGATCGGGGCCAAACACCCCGAAATGCAGATGATCTCGTTCGGCCCCACCATCCGTGGCGCGCACTCGCCGGATGAGCGGGTTGATATCGGCGCGGTGCAGAACTTTTACGCCGTGCTGCGAGCGATGATCGAGGATCTCGCGCAGCAGTAA
- a CDS encoding 4Fe-4S binding protein, which yields MRDHRGVIQTIQWSVVGLYGFLLLVPALLPLPDDQAHILTNLTVLAEFIFWGLWWPFVLISMVLLGRVWCGVFCPEGTLTEAATHIGLGRPIPRWMRWPGWPFVAFLGTTLYGQMASVYQYPTGALVVLGGSTVAAVLVGLIYGKRGTRVWCRHLCPVNGVFSLLSKLSPLAFLTDRSAWERFNHEHRGSEVRHHAPHCPPLVPLKQMQSTSPCHMCARCSGYKEAIFLSTRMPGVEVIEESAQRATRWEFILLIHGLLGVAIGAFHWTVSPWFVALKQAVALWLVNHGWLWPLETTAPWWLLTNYPAHNDVFNLLDGAVLISYILTTSILLGSAISLALALGNACLGRWSWQRLWHLSHALIPVGGIGVFLGLSATTVTLLRGDGLQLYWINEFRALLLALAMFWSLRLAWRIAGEYTTHPGRRSGMLAGVGLALGLVGLAWWLMFVGW from the coding sequence ATGCGCGATCATCGCGGTGTCATCCAGACCATTCAATGGAGTGTGGTCGGTCTTTACGGATTCCTGCTGCTGGTGCCGGCCCTGCTACCGCTGCCTGACGATCAGGCCCATATCCTGACCAATCTGACAGTGCTGGCCGAGTTCATCTTCTGGGGGCTCTGGTGGCCCTTCGTGCTGATCAGCATGGTGCTGCTGGGGCGGGTCTGGTGTGGGGTTTTCTGCCCGGAGGGCACCCTGACCGAGGCAGCCACGCATATCGGCCTGGGCCGCCCCATTCCACGCTGGATGCGCTGGCCGGGCTGGCCCTTCGTGGCCTTTCTCGGCACGACCCTCTACGGCCAGATGGCCAGTGTCTACCAGTATCCGACCGGCGCACTGGTAGTGCTGGGCGGTTCTACCGTCGCTGCGGTGCTGGTGGGGCTGATCTACGGCAAGCGCGGCACACGCGTCTGGTGTCGCCATCTGTGCCCGGTCAATGGCGTGTTCTCACTGCTCTCCAAACTCTCGCCACTGGCTTTCCTGACTGATCGCAGTGCCTGGGAGCGCTTCAATCATGAGCACCGTGGCAGCGAGGTACGCCACCACGCACCACACTGCCCTCCGCTGGTGCCCCTCAAGCAGATGCAGAGCACCAGCCCATGTCACATGTGCGCCCGGTGCAGTGGCTACAAGGAGGCCATCTTCCTGTCGACCCGCATGCCAGGTGTGGAAGTCATCGAAGAGAGCGCGCAGCGAGCGACCCGGTGGGAGTTTATTCTGCTGATTCATGGGTTGCTGGGCGTGGCCATTGGCGCCTTCCACTGGACCGTCAGCCCATGGTTCGTGGCCCTCAAGCAGGCCGTGGCACTCTGGCTGGTCAATCACGGCTGGCTGTGGCCGCTCGAGACCACCGCCCCCTGGTGGCTACTGACCAACTACCCGGCCCATAACGACGTTTTCAATCTGCTCGATGGCGCAGTGCTGATCAGTTATATCCTGACGACGAGCATACTGCTGGGCTCGGCCATCAGCCTGGCACTGGCACTGGGTAACGCCTGTCTCGGACGCTGGTCATGGCAGAGGCTCTGGCACCTTTCACACGCCCTGATCCCGGTAGGCGGCATTGGCGTCTTCCTCGGACTTTCCGCCACGACCGTGACGCTGCTGAGAGGTGATGGTCTGCAACTTTACTGGATCAACGAGTTCCGCGCCCTGCTGCTGGCGCTGGCCATGTTCTGGTCGCTTCGGCTGGCCTGGCGTATCGCGGGCGAGTACACAACGCACCCGGGACGACGGTCAGGCATGCTGGCTGGCGTGGGCCTGGCACTCGGGCTGGTGGGTCTGGCCTGGTGGCTGATGTTCGTGGGCTGGTAA